In the genome of Variovorax sp. PAMC26660, the window GATGTGTGCCATCGAATCAGGACTGCGGCGGTTCGCGGTACTCGACGTAGGCGCGGGCACGCACTTCCTGCACCCAGGTGTTGAAGGCTTCGTCGACACGCTGTTCGCGCAGCGCCGCCCGCGCGGCTTCGCGCTGCTCCGACTGGCTCAGCTTGGAATCGCGACGGCCCACCACCTGAATCAGGTGCACGCCGAAGCGCGACACCACGGGGTCGCTGATTTGGCCCGGCGAGAGCCGGTCCATGGCTTCCTCGAACTCGGGCACGAACTGGCCTGGCTGCGACCAGCCGAGGTCACCACCATCCTTGGCGCTCCCATCCTGCGAGTTGTCGCGGGCAAGACCGGCAAAGTCAGCCCCGGCCTGCAGGCGGCGCTTGAATTCCGCGAGCTGCGCCACCGCCTGCGCCGTGGTGCGCTTGGGGTCGTTGAGCAGCAGGATGTGGCGCACTTGCGTCTGGGTGACCGTCGCGTCCGCCGCGCCGAGCTGGGCCTTGGCCAGGACCTTGAGCACATGAAAGCCGGCGCTCGAACGGACGGGTCCGGCAATGCCATTCACCGCCGTCGATTGCGTGGCCTCGACGAACAGCGGCGGATAGCGGTCGGCGCTGCGCATGCCGATCGCGCCGCCATTGGCCCGGTCGGGCGAATCCGAGTTCTCGCGCACCAACTTGGCAAAGTCCTCGCCGGAGCGGGCGCGTTGCGTGAGGTCCTGTGCCTTTTTCTGCGCGGCGGCCACCTGTGCGTCGGTGGCGTTCTCGGGCACGGCAACGAGCACCTGGGCGAGGTTGAGGTTCTCCAGCGCCGCGTTCTTGACTGCGCTGTTGCGCTGGTCGCGCAGGTACTCGTCGGCCTCGACATCGCTGATCTTGACCTTCGATTCGACCTCGCGGTCGCGCAGACGCGTGAGCAGCAACTGGTCGCGCAGGTCGCGGCGGAAGTCCGCCAGTACGATGCCTTCGGCGGCCACGCGGCGGTGCAGCTCGGTCAGGCTGATCTCGTTCTGGCGGGCCACGGTCTGCTCGGCCTGGTCGACCGCCACTTCGTCGACCTTGATGCCGTTTTCCTTGGCCAGCTGCAGCTGGGCGCGCTCGGAAATCAGGCGCTCCAGCACGAGCCGCGTGAGCTCGCCGCGCGGCACGCGCGCGGCTTCGGCGTTTTCCTTGATCAGGCGATCCACCCGCGACTGCACGTCGGTGTTGGTGATCGGCTCGGAATTGACCAGCGCGACGATGAACTCGGCGGAGCGCTGCACCGGCGGCGAAGCAGGTGCGTTGGCCGCGGGGCGAGCCGCGGGCGGGCCAAGGCGCGGGCCGGCGCGCATGATGTCCGTGATGCCGCTGCCAGAGCGAAAGCCCTGTGCACCCGACGTTGCAGCCATTGCTGCGAGGCAGCCCAGGGTGATGATGGAACGGATGTGTTTCATGGCTTAGCTCAGTCTGTCGTCAGTCGTAATTGGTGAAGCGGCTTGGTGCTTCGCCAGGTTGGCGCAAGGGTTGGTAGCGCTGGATGTTTTGCCGCAAGGCCTGCATCGGGCTCGACCCGATACTGGAGAAACCGACAAATTCGAGCTGGAACATGAGTCGGGTGTTGGCCGTCACCTGGCCGGTCGTGATGCGTTGCAGCACCACGCGGCCGATCCAGCAACAGCCGTCGTACTCGAAGCCGAGCACGCCGTCCGTGAGCTGCTTGGCTTGCAGGTCATAGTTCAGGCGGCCAACGGCGTACCAGCGCCCACCGCCCTGGCCCTTGCCCGGACCGAGGTTCTTGCCCTTGTCGCCCCACAGGTCGTTGATCGGCCATTGCCAGCCCACGTCGATCGACTTGCTGCCATCGGTCGCGGTCGGCGTGCTCGGCGCCTGGTAGCGGAAGGCGGCGCTGAGGTTGTGGTACGGCTCGGGGTTGTAGCGCGCGCTGATGGCCGAACGCGTCGACCTTCGCGTGTCGGGGTTGTACTGGACCAGGGTGTCCAGGCTCCACTTCGGTGTCCAGTTGATCTGGGCGCCGAGCAGCAGGTCGCTGGTGCGGTCGGTGACAGGCGCCACGCCAGGCAGCGTGACCTTCTGGTCGGAAAAACGGAACCGCTGGGCAATGCCGAAGCGCACGGCTTCGACACCGGTGCCGGGGTCGATCAGGCGCGAGGTCACGCCGAGCGTGAGCGCGTTGGTGTCCGAGATGCGGTCGTTGCCCGAGAAGGCGTTCTCGGTGTAGATGGTTGCAAAGCTGAAGTCGTTGGCCGCCGTGTCGTAGTTCGGCAGCATGCTCTGGTCGCGGTACGGCGTGTAGACGTAGTACGCACGCGGCTCCAGCGTCTGGCGGAAGGCACGGCCGAAGAAGTTGGCATCGCGCTCGAAGATCAGGCCGCTGTCGAGGCTGAACGTCGGCACGGTGCTGGTGCTCGAGGTCCCGAAGAGCACGGGTGAATTCGCGTTGTAGGGTATGCCGTTGACGTACGTGATGCCGTTGACCGTCAACTTCGGCAGATTCGCCTGCGGCACGAAGTAGTTGTACGCGGCCGACTGCACCTGCAGCTTCGGGATCACGAACGAACTCGGCGTGATGAATGGCCGGCTGATCGAGCCCAGCACGTAGGCGCGGTCACCATCGGGCTGCGACTGCTGGTTGATGTCGAAGCCGTTCTGCCCGAACAGGATGCGCGGCGCGCTGAAGTGCGTGTAGTCCGCGGTAAACGCAACATCGAAACCGTGCCAGTCGTACTTCTTGTAGTTGGCGGTGACCTGCGGCAGCCGGTCGTACGAAGGCGTGATCGGTGACAGCGAATATTGCAGCGTCTGGTAGGCCAGCGTACGCACGCTGCCGGTCCAGTCGCCCTTGCCCCAGTTGAGCGAGGCATCGTTGGGCAACTGGCGCAGCGCGACCGACGGCGTGCGCGTGAAATCGCGCCAGTAGTCGTTGTCGCTGACCCGGTTGATGTTGATGCTGGCCGACAGCGAGTCCAGGCCCAGCGCCTTCGCATCGAAATCCTGGTGATGGTTGAGCCAGAGGCCCCAGCGCTTGCTGCTGGGTGGGTTGAGATTCAGGCTGCTGGCCTGGATTTGCCCACTCGCCAGTTGCTGAAGCTGCGTGGTGCGCGCCTCGTTGAAGCGCTGGCCCACCAGGCGGTCGCTGCCCATCAGGTCCAGACGGATGGAACCGCTGTAGTCCTTCTCGAGGTAGCGGAACTCGTTGCTGAAATTGATGCCGCGCTTGGTCATCAGCGTCGGCGTGAACGTGGCGTCGCGGTTGGGCGCGATGTTCCAGTAATACGGCTGCGCGATCTCGATGCCGTTGGTGTTGTCGATGCCGACCGTGGGCGGCAGCAGGCCGCTCTTGCGCTCGTTCGACAGCGGGAAGCTCACGCTCGGAAGCGCCGGCGTCGAGATGCCCATGAAGCTCAGCCTGGCATTCTTGGCCACGCCCTCGCTTTCCTGGGTGTCGGTCGTGATCGAGGTCGCGGTCAGCAGCCAGGCCGGCATCCAGCCGGGAAAATCTTCGCGGCGGCAGGTGGTGTAGGTGGCCTGCCGGGCTATCGACACATTGGAATCGACGAAGTCGATGCGTTGCGCTTCGCCGTGCGCGTCGTTCGCCAGGAAGTGATAGCGCACGTTGTTGAAGAAGCCCTCGAAGGTCTCGAGCTTGAGCTGCAGCTCCGGCCCTTCGTACACGTTGCCGCCCTGGTTGACCCGCACGTTGCCCGTGGCCTTGGCACGGTCGTCGGGCTGGTAGTACTCGAGGCGGTCCGCGGTGATGGCGAGGGTGCCGCGTCGCAGCGTGGCGTTGCCTTCGACCACGGTTTCCAGATCGGGCCGGCCGGACATGCGGTCGCCGCTGAGCAGGCTGGGCAATTGGCCGCGCTCTGCGGGGGGCACGATTTCCGTCAGCAGCGGTGTGCGCTTCAGCGTGAGCGGGCCGTCGAGGCTGCCAGCAGCAGATTGGGCGAACGCCCCATGCGCATGCAGCAGCGCCAGCGACAACACGGCCAGTGGCAGCGGCGGGCTGGCGCGCCGCGAGACGACACGTCGGCTCATCAAGCCCTCCGCCTCGCCGTTCCGGGGAAAGCCGGCGACTCTCCCGGGGAGAGCAGCGAGCGCACAAGGTGCCAAGCGTCAGGGCATTGGGTCGTAGGCATCGGTTCGGAACGAAGGGTATCGTCGGGGGAGACGGCGCGGCAGGCCGGCGGGTTGCAGGGGCCGGCAGCAACCCGGTTCAACCGGAAGCCGGCCCAAGGGGATTGCCGCGCCAGGCGGATTTGTAGAATCGATTATCCATGACAGCACCCCTGCCCCCGACCTCATTGCCCCCAGGGCCCGCCGAGACCATTCTCTGGACAGATCCGCAGCGGGCCGAAGTCTTCCGGGGCTGGCTGACCGGCATCGCCGGCGCCCATCACCTGCTGCCGGACACCGTCCGGCTCGCCTCGGTCGACGCCAGCTTCCGCCGCTACTTCCGCCTCGACACCACCGATGCCGCAGCCCGCACGCGCATCGTGATGGACGCCCCGCCCGACAAGGAAAACAGCGACCCTTTCGTGCAGGTGGCCAAGCTCATGGCCGACGCCGGCGTGCTCGCTCCCACGGTGCTCGAATGGGACCGGGTCAACGGCTTCCTGCTGCTCGACGACCTGGGCCACCAGACCATGCTGGACGCACTCGATCCGGCCCGCCCGGACGCCAGCCGCCCCCTCTACGACCAGGCCATCGACGCGCTGATCCGCTGGCAACTGAGCTCCCAACTCGGCGTGCTGCCCCCCTACGACAGGGCCCTGCTCGAGCGCGAACTGGCCCTCTTCCCCGAGTGGTACATCACACGCCATCGCGGCATCGCCGTCGAGGGCAAGCTCAAGGAGCGGCTCGAGCGCAGCTTCAAGCTGATCGTCGACAGCAACCTGGCTTCGCCCAGCGTCTACGTGCACCGCGACTTCATGCCGCGCAACCTGATGACCGGCAACAGCACGGCGCTCGGCGTGCTCGACTTCCAGGACGCGGTCTACGGCCCGATCACCTACGACGTTGCCAGCCTGATGCGCGATGCGTTCCTGAGCTGGGACGAGGAGTTCGTGCTCGACATCACCATCCGCTACTGGGTGGCCGCGCGCAAGGCCGGCCTGCCGGTCGACGAGGATTTCGGCGCCTTCTACCGCGCGGTCGAGTGGATGGGCCTGCAGCGCCACCTGAAGGTCGCCGGCATCTTCGCCCGCCTCACGCTGCGCGACGGCAAGCCCCGCTACCTGGCCGACACGCCACGCTTCATCGCCTACATCCGCGCCACCGCGGGTCGCTACATGGAACTGACGCCGCTGGTGCGTGTGATCGACGAAATCGAGGGCACTTCGGCGCTCACCGGCTTCGCCTACGGCCGTGTCTGAAGGAAAGCTGAAAAGCGAAGGGCCTGTGACGCCCATGCAACGGTCGTTTTTCGCTCCTTATTTCATAGCATGCCCCGTTTTCACTGTTCCATCCCGCTGACCGCCGGCGCCAGCCTGGCGTTGCCCGCCGGTGCCGCACGCCACGTGCAGGTGCTGCGGATGCAGCCCGGCGACGCGCTCACCCTGTTCGATGGCGCGGGCGGCGAGTACGCGGCCACGGTCGAGCGCATGGGGCGCAGCGATGTCTCGGTGATGGTCGGCGCCCACCTGCCGGTGGAGCGCGAGGCGCCGCGCGCCGTGCATCTCGCGGTCGGCATGCCGGCCAACGAGCGCATGGACTGGCTGGTCGAGAAAGCCACCGAACTGGGCGTGGCGAGCATCCAGCCGCTGGCCACCGCGCACGGCGTGCTGCGCCTGTCGGGCGAGCGCGCCGAGAAGAAGCGGGCGCACTGGGAAGCCATCGCGGTCGCGGCCTGCGAGCAGTGCGGCCGCAACCGCGTGCCGGTGATCCATCCGGTGCGCTCGTTCTCGGGTGCTTCGGGCTGGATCGACGCGCAAAGCGCCGATGCCGAGGCCGTGCGCCTCATATTGAGCCTCGCCGAAGGCACGCGCCGGATCGCCGACATCGCGCCAGACAATGCCCGCGGCGTGCTCGTGCTGAGCGGCCCCGAAGGCGGCCTGAGCGGCACCGAGGAGCAGGAGGCCATCGCCCGTGGCTTTGCGCCGGTCACGCTCGGTTCGCGCGTGCTGCGTGCCGAAACCGCAGCACTGGCCGCGCTGGTGTCGCTCGCCGGACTCTAGACAGAGCGAAGCGAAGGGGTGAGTGTTTTCCGCGACGCGCTCGCGGAGAGCTTGGGAAACAATCCTTACTCAACTAGTACAAAAGAAGGACTTTTGCCCCATGCCCCGCTTGCCCAGCGCGCTGCGCCTCGCCCCTCTCGTTCTTGCCGCCCTGTGCGCGGCGCAGGGCGTCCACGCCCAGAACCCGGCCGTCGCCCCCACACCCGCGCAGGTCAGCCCCGAAGTCGACAAGGCTTTCGCCCAGTTGATGGCCTCGCCCACCATCCAGAAGCTGTTGGACGCGGTCAAGGCCGACCATGAGCGCTCGGTCGAAGACCTGAAGATGCTCACCGAGATCGAAGCACCGCCCTTCAAGGAGCACAAGCGCGCCGAAGCCTTTCTTGCGCGCATGAAGGCGCTCGGCCTGACCCACGCGAAGATCGACGCCGAAGGCAACGTGGTCGGCTTGCGCAAGGGCACTGGCAACGGGCCCAAGCTGCTGATCTCGGCCCACCTCGACACCGTGTTCCCCGCCGGCACCGACGTGAAGGTGAAGGAGCGCGACGGCCGTCTGTATGCCCCCGGCATTGCCGACGACACGCGCGGGCTCGCCGTGCTTCTTTCGTGGATCAAGGTGCTCAACGACCACAAGATCCAGACCGTGGGCGACCTGATGATCGTCGGCAACGTCGGCGAGGAAGAGCTGGGCAACCTGCGTGGCATGAAGGCGATCTTTCGAGACCATCTCGACATCGACGGCATGGTCGGGCTGGAGCCGTCTGCGCCGGGCAGCGTGCTGATCCTCGGCACTGCGAGCCATCGCTACGAGGTCACGTTCCAGGGCCCCGGCGGCCACAGCTTCGGCGCCTTCGGGCAGGTGCCGAGCGCCATCCACGGCATGGGCCGCGCCATCGCCAAGATCGCCGACATCCGCACGCCGAGTTTTCCGAAGACCACCTTCACGGTCGGCACCGTGGGCGGCGGCACTTCCGTCAACACCATCGCACCCGACGCCCGCATGGCCATCGACATCCGCTCGGACGACATGGCCTCGCTGCTGGACACCGAAAAGAAGATCCTCACGGCGATCGACGAAGCCGTGGTCGAAGAAAACAAGCGCTGGAACGTCACGACGCTGAGCGCCAGCAACAAGCTGATCGGCGACCGGCCCGGCGGCCGCACGCCGCCCGATTCGGTGATCGTGGAAGCCGCAACCCGCTCGAACGCCGCCTTCGGCCACAAGACCCTGCTGCGCGGCGGCAGCACCGACGCCAACGTGCCGATCTCGCTGGGCATCCCGGCCATCATCGTGGGCGGCGGCGGCAAGGCCTCCGGCTTTCACTCGCTGAGCGAATCGATCGACGTGACAGATGCATGGAAAGGCGCGCAGAATTCGCTCGTCACCGTGCTGGGCTTGGTGGGTGTGCAAGGGGTCAATCCTCCATTGCTTTCCAAACGGACTGCGCGCACCAAGTAATTTGTCACGATGCAAGTTTGGAAGTGGATGCACCACTTTCTACTTATGGTCCGCGGCACCGCAAAATGCCAGCGGTTCTGTCACACACCAAGGAAACGGTCATGGGATTGCTCGATTCGGTACTCGGTCAAGTGCTAGGGGGCGCTGCACAACAACAGCAGCCGCAAGGCGGAGGCCTCGGGGGGCTGGGCGATCTTGGCGGCCTGGCTGGCGCGCTGGGCGGCCTGCTCGCCAACAACGGCGGTCAGGGCGGCCTGGGAGGGCTGGTCTCGAAATTCGAGCAGGCCGGCCTGGGCAATGTCATCGGCTCGTGGATCGGCAAGGGAGACAACCAGCCGGTATCGGGCGACCAGCTGCAGAACGCGCTGGGCAGCGACACCATCGCCAACATCGCGTCCAAGCTCGGCGTCAATGCGCAAACGCTGCTGCCGATGCTCGCCACCATGCTGCCGTCGCTCATCGACCAGCTCACGCCGCATGGCAAGGTGCCCGATCAAGGCCTGGGCAACCATGAAGACCTGCTGGGTTCGCTCAGCGGTTTGCTGCAAGGCAAGCAGCCCTGAGACAGGGCTGCCTTTCGTCAGGAATTCCGGCGCCCGCGAGGGCGCTTTTTTTTGCCCGCTTTCGCCCGCTTCAAGGGCTCCCGTTGGCCGACAATCCCGCTCGCATCAATTCCGGAGGACGGCATGGCAGGGAGTCGCAAGTCGAAGGGGGACGATGGTCTGCAGGCGCAGCCCGACAGCACGGTCCGATGGTCCAAGGCAATGCGCGAGGCGCTCGCACAGTTCAAGGACCATCCCTGCCGCAACTGTGGCGGCACGCTCTCGGGCGAGCGCAGCCTGGCCGACAGCCTGGACTTCTTCCGGCGCCATCACCTCTCATCCTGGCAGCGACGCGAGGCGCGACTGCGCATGCTCGAGCTGCACGGGCTCGACGCGGTGGAACTGTTTCTCCTCGACCCCGCGCCGCGCAAGGAAGCCGCTGCCGACCTGCTCGCCATCCACGATGCCGCGGTCGTGCGCTTCCTCGTCACCCAGGTCAAGCACCTCGACTGCAAGAACGCCCTGATCAAGCAGGCGGCTCGCTGGCCGCTGTTCGTGCTGTGCGAACTGCTGTCTGCCAACCCGGCGCGCCACCAGGCCGGTGCCGCGCTGGTGCTGGAACTGCTGGCCGCGAATCCTGAATGGCAGGCGCCGCTGGAGGCAGCCTGCGACGCCGCCCAGCGCAAGACGCTCGAACGCCTGCAGGAAGACAGCTCTGAAGGATTGGCCGATGCCGCGCCCGACGAATGGCCCGCCTTCCTGCGCCATCCGCCCTGGAAGAACCGGCAGGCACTGCCGACCATTCCAACGCTGGCATTGCAACCCGTGTCCGAGCCGGCCGTGCTGCATTGGGACGACTTCGTCCCCGCGTCGCATGTCCAGGTGGAAGGGAACATTTCCGACTGG includes:
- a CDS encoding peptidylprolyl isomerase → MKHIRSIITLGCLAAMAATSGAQGFRSGSGITDIMRAGPRLGPPAARPAANAPASPPVQRSAEFIVALVNSEPITNTDVQSRVDRLIKENAEAARVPRGELTRLVLERLISERAQLQLAKENGIKVDEVAVDQAEQTVARQNEISLTELHRRVAAEGIVLADFRRDLRDQLLLTRLRDREVESKVKISDVEADEYLRDQRNSAVKNAALENLNLAQVLVAVPENATDAQVAAAQKKAQDLTQRARSGEDFAKLVRENSDSPDRANGGAIGMRSADRYPPLFVEATQSTAVNGIAGPVRSSAGFHVLKVLAKAQLGAADATVTQTQVRHILLLNDPKRTTAQAVAQLAEFKRRLQAGADFAGLARDNSQDGSAKDGGDLGWSQPGQFVPEFEEAMDRLSPGQISDPVVSRFGVHLIQVVGRRDSKLSQSEQREAARAALREQRVDEAFNTWVQEVRARAYVEYREPPQS
- a CDS encoding LPS-assembly protein LptD, encoding MSRRVVSRRASPPLPLAVLSLALLHAHGAFAQSAAGSLDGPLTLKRTPLLTEIVPPAERGQLPSLLSGDRMSGRPDLETVVEGNATLRRGTLAITADRLEYYQPDDRAKATGNVRVNQGGNVYEGPELQLKLETFEGFFNNVRYHFLANDAHGEAQRIDFVDSNVSIARQATYTTCRREDFPGWMPAWLLTATSITTDTQESEGVAKNARLSFMGISTPALPSVSFPLSNERKSGLLPPTVGIDNTNGIEIAQPYYWNIAPNRDATFTPTLMTKRGINFSNEFRYLEKDYSGSIRLDLMGSDRLVGQRFNEARTTQLQQLASGQIQASSLNLNPPSSKRWGLWLNHHQDFDAKALGLDSLSASININRVSDNDYWRDFTRTPSVALRQLPNDASLNWGKGDWTGSVRTLAYQTLQYSLSPITPSYDRLPQVTANYKKYDWHGFDVAFTADYTHFSAPRILFGQNGFDINQQSQPDGDRAYVLGSISRPFITPSSFVIPKLQVQSAAYNYFVPQANLPKLTVNGITYVNGIPYNANSPVLFGTSSTSTVPTFSLDSGLIFERDANFFGRAFRQTLEPRAYYVYTPYRDQSMLPNYDTAANDFSFATIYTENAFSGNDRISDTNALTLGVTSRLIDPGTGVEAVRFGIAQRFRFSDQKVTLPGVAPVTDRTSDLLLGAQINWTPKWSLDTLVQYNPDTRRSTRSAISARYNPEPYHNLSAAFRYQAPSTPTATDGSKSIDVGWQWPINDLWGDKGKNLGPGKGQGGGRWYAVGRLNYDLQAKQLTDGVLGFEYDGCCWIGRVVLQRITTGQVTANTRLMFQLEFVGFSSIGSSPMQALRQNIQRYQPLRQPGEAPSRFTNYD
- a CDS encoding aminoglycoside phosphotransferase family protein yields the protein MTAPLPPTSLPPGPAETILWTDPQRAEVFRGWLTGIAGAHHLLPDTVRLASVDASFRRYFRLDTTDAAARTRIVMDAPPDKENSDPFVQVAKLMADAGVLAPTVLEWDRVNGFLLLDDLGHQTMLDALDPARPDASRPLYDQAIDALIRWQLSSQLGVLPPYDRALLERELALFPEWYITRHRGIAVEGKLKERLERSFKLIVDSNLASPSVYVHRDFMPRNLMTGNSTALGVLDFQDAVYGPITYDVASLMRDAFLSWDEEFVLDITIRYWVAARKAGLPVDEDFGAFYRAVEWMGLQRHLKVAGIFARLTLRDGKPRYLADTPRFIAYIRATAGRYMELTPLVRVIDEIEGTSALTGFAYGRV
- a CDS encoding 16S rRNA (uracil(1498)-N(3))-methyltransferase, which produces MPRFHCSIPLTAGASLALPAGAARHVQVLRMQPGDALTLFDGAGGEYAATVERMGRSDVSVMVGAHLPVEREAPRAVHLAVGMPANERMDWLVEKATELGVASIQPLATAHGVLRLSGERAEKKRAHWEAIAVAACEQCGRNRVPVIHPVRSFSGASGWIDAQSADAEAVRLILSLAEGTRRIADIAPDNARGVLVLSGPEGGLSGTEEQEAIARGFAPVTLGSRVLRAETAALAALVSLAGL
- a CDS encoding M20/M25/M40 family metallo-hydrolase, yielding MPRLPSALRLAPLVLAALCAAQGVHAQNPAVAPTPAQVSPEVDKAFAQLMASPTIQKLLDAVKADHERSVEDLKMLTEIEAPPFKEHKRAEAFLARMKALGLTHAKIDAEGNVVGLRKGTGNGPKLLISAHLDTVFPAGTDVKVKERDGRLYAPGIADDTRGLAVLLSWIKVLNDHKIQTVGDLMIVGNVGEEELGNLRGMKAIFRDHLDIDGMVGLEPSAPGSVLILGTASHRYEVTFQGPGGHSFGAFGQVPSAIHGMGRAIAKIADIRTPSFPKTTFTVGTVGGGTSVNTIAPDARMAIDIRSDDMASLLDTEKKILTAIDEAVVEENKRWNVTTLSASNKLIGDRPGGRTPPDSVIVEAATRSNAAFGHKTLLRGGSTDANVPISLGIPAIIVGGGGKASGFHSLSESIDVTDAWKGAQNSLVTVLGLVGVQGVNPPLLSKRTARTK
- a CDS encoding YidB family protein is translated as MGLLDSVLGQVLGGAAQQQQPQGGGLGGLGDLGGLAGALGGLLANNGGQGGLGGLVSKFEQAGLGNVIGSWIGKGDNQPVSGDQLQNALGSDTIANIASKLGVNAQTLLPMLATMLPSLIDQLTPHGKVPDQGLGNHEDLLGSLSGLLQGKQP